AAATAAGGCAAAGCTTATAATTTCTTTACCAGGTAAAATTATTTCCTATGAGATTAGTGACATGATTTTTGAAGAGCTTGTTGAAATAGACCCTGCATATGTTAAATTTGTAAGGTATAATATGTCAATATACACATGGAAGGATGCCTTCAATCATTTTGAGACCCTTTCTTGTGTTTGATAACTGTTAtctattgttatttttcattttgagACCCTTTCTCGTGTTTGATAACTGTTATCTATTGTTATTTTGTGCATTTGCCAAATGACTTGATCAATTGCTTCTTCATTACGGCATGAAGACTCGCTTTCTTGTGTGCTTTTCGTTAtccattttcttgtttgttgAGGCCTAAAGACTCACTTGCCTGCTATTATgcttcttattttcttttgggttgACGGAGAACTTAGGAAGGCAAACCAACTTATCTTACCAACGTCATGATGAAGTAAGAGTTGGATGACCAGAACTGGGGAAAATCCACTTTTCGTCCCTAAACTTTGATGTTAGGACACATTTCGTTCCCAGACTTTTAGATGCACCACATTTagtatatgaattaattattttttaccaCATTTAGTCTAAAACGGTAAATTGCTTAATTTGGATGGAGAAAGTCACGTGTTTGGCACGTGGCctttaaacaaaaagaattttTCAGTCAAAATCAACGGTCACGTCAACCTTCTTCATCCAAATTGAATATTTTACCCGTTTTGGATTAAATGTAGcccaaaataattaattcatgtaTTATATGTGGTGCGTCTAAAAGTTGGGGGTCGAAATGTGTCCCAAACTCAAAGTATAAGAATGAAAAGTGGATTTTTCCCTCCAGACTGGATAGCATGGAATAGAAGGGTCGAGAATTAAATCTGCTTCCTTGCACTACAGATTTGTGTTGCCCTCTGCCACTGGGTTACATTTGCAAGGAAGCCTTACTTTTTAAAGCTCTAAGGAGCATTGCAATTTCCCAGatcaatttttgattaattgagcattatttttcaattttctttttcttctatgGCCTCTTGGATACAGAAGCAGTGATTTCATTTGATACTAATGAAACTCACATGGAGGAGAGTATTAGAAGTAAACTATAATAAGATAGTTGAGCGTGGTATGTTCTAAGTCTGTGGATATCAAAGCATAATTTTTTAGTAGGTTAAAAAAATGGTGTAAAAGTTCATAAATAGGAAAACTAATGTTGGTTATACGATGTATATTTACCTGAATATACACTTGATGCATAGAGCTTAAGTAAATACGATAAGAACCTTCAAAGTCTtattattagttgtttgttgAACTATAATGAGGCAATTCTGGGTAATCTGTCAAGCATGGCAATGTTGTGTGCTGCATTCTTGAGGCCTAATGGGGCCTTAAAAGCGGGGTTGGAGCTTGGATGGGGAAAAAATTCATGATTGTGCTAAATAAAGCAGGGGCTGGGGAAAGGTCCTCCTGCCTTCTGTTTATATGTTTACCATAAATATCCTGTATTTCATGTATTTTGAAGTTCTTATCTGATCGTGCATAAGTTAGTTATTTGAATTCTAGAATCCATCAGCCTAACATGCTGGCACACTGAGGAATCAATCATGGTAAGGTGCTTAGTTGCTGCGTTTTAGTTAATGACCTAACTAGAGACAAGTTCATTCAACTTGCATGCAGTATGATGCTAAATGGAATTATCCACAGAGCGGAAGGTGTtcaattatatataattaatcaGTTGATCTCCAGAATCCTAGACTCGGTTttgatactttaaacaactaaAGCTTATGAGTAAATTAATTGGCAGATGATCGGAAGTTATGGagctttgttttatttgttctgATACCATCGTGAATAAGGTTACCTGCAGCAGTTTCTTTTCTCAATGGTTGTTTTCAAGTCTATCTTCATAAAACCCAAGTTCTATTTTGCCTCGTTGAGCTTTAAGAGTGAAGTCATGGCGAAGAAAATAGCTGTATGTGGTTCTTTCTGGGAATTGGATAGGGATAGGGATAAATATCCGAGCATTACCTAAAGAAATTCGGTTTGTCTTTTTAGTCATAATGCTTTTAGTGAGAAGAAAACTTCGGCCAATTGAAATGTTAAGATTTCAAATTAAGTACTCGTACTTTAATAGGTGAGTAAGACTATATAAGTCCTTTATTTTCTCCTCTATGGTTAAGCTATAACCATAATTAGTAtgaatattttagaaaaatcaaaaaagtgagAAACACCAAAATGTAAATCTTTAAGGGTACTTTTATTTATACTAGTAATAGTTCAAGTGCTTTACACGTGATTGTAATATCTTAAAATATGTTATTCTTTAGATactaaatattttttatgaaattttgatcATCAACATCATAATATAGTTTTTTtcatgttatttatttttttaatctagttacttttaaaatttttattaaatgaaaagagACAGAAACCATTCCAATGTAATTGACATGTCCCTTaggattaaatttgaaatcATGAATCAAACACTTTTTGATTTATAGCTTGAACTCTAACATATCAAATATTAATAATATCATGTTTTACCAAAATTATTGTATATTCATGATTCTATTGCATATAAACCATGACCATCACAATTTTTTACAAATGAAGAATATGATTATGttagtaaaataaaaatacatgtaatttgaattctttgtattatgttaattttatttttgtcaataatGGAGCAAAATGATTCATCACGTAAAGTTTTTTTGACTTGTACATTTTGacaattgaaattttataaaTGGAGATAGTTGgagtttttctattttccttttcttttattcatatttttagcACAATCCAATGCGAAGCAAAAGTAACAAGTCTACTTTTTTCATATGAGCACAATATTTTTGGTTTTAgtatcagttttttttttaagatcatGGAATTGCAATGAGAATGGTGACTAATTAACAATCTTAATATTGATTGTTTGTATATTGccgtgttttattttttaattaccaACTTTTAATCCATAattgctattattattattattatcaattattGGAATGTACTAAATTCGTCTAATTACAATTGTCACCAGAAATgaaatttacttaattttaaagcttttcatttcataaTCGCTTCCATtattcactaatattgcaatacaataaatatatgtaattattagaaaaataagggtattttggacatcacaaaaaataatttggatatctttttcattttatcattCTTCATGTTAAATTTACTCTTATTAGAATTCTTATTTTATCATTGGAGATGGCTTCTAATTTGATGGATGGATTTGGTTTGCTCAAACTAATACAAATAAAACATTACTACATTATTATCAATAACAATGTTTGTCTTCCTCTGGATATCAGTGATTTGGATGTTGTTTTTGGAATTATTTGAATTGTATTCTAgttttttaattcatttgctACTTACTttatgtcattttataattagttttcaattttttttttagtttttcttgttttgattaGTTGTTATTAATGATAATAGTGGTTTGTATGGTATTatttcagatttcttttttccagTTTAATATGCTATTTTTGTTATAAATGTGTCATCATTTTTTCTGTGTTGAAATTCCATAAAGTGCAACATGAAAAATTCTTCTTATTGGTAAAAAGTGCATAATTGTAAAATTTACTCGTGATATTTGAATGAAGATATACAAATAAATAAGGGTTCTCTTCTCCTTATATGTTTCTTTGTTTTCCAGAGAATatctattttttgaattttttttttttttacaatctcAACTAATAACTATTGAGAAATTTTTCATGCTtcaattaagaaattttgataCGTATAATAATTGGAGATGGAGTCTAATAGGTAAATAGTTTTTAATGATTATACTATTAAGATGCAATCAATTGGAGTGTTTTACTTCTTTTAATTAGTGCTACATTAAAATGCAATAACTTTAATTAAAAGATATGAGGTTAATTTAGGACTAACAAAAATTAAGATAAAAAAGTGCTTACAGATACCCTCCAAATACCAAAATTTATACTTTTTGTATAGTAATGATAATGATAGAGTATAGATAATTATAGAGAAAATTGTATTAATTGTGAatataacaataataaatattGCTCAAACTTTTAGAGGTCAGTTATCAAATTTAATTGCAGCCAATGAACTCAAAAATTGTAATGGTATATACTATACATAAAGATAATAATTTataagtaaatcttatatatacagATAATGTATGCACTatcatcatttgatttatgatgtgtgtaaaatttgaattttaaactcaaattttacataattatcATTCGCTGACGATATATATACTgtcaatataaaaaaaagattGATCCATTAATTAATGCCCTGTACGGTATGATGCAAAACAATAACAATCTTTTGGCTAAGTACCTTTTGCTTTGTTAGTTTATTTTTTACAAGCAGTGCCCAATTTCCGCCCTGAAGGCTACTCTTTCTTAGCAATTGGACTATAAACTCCGATCAGAACCAAAATCAGTACTCTGTATTTCCAACTCTTGAGGGGATACTACTTAGTACATAACTACTCTTTCTTAGTACAGAACTACCTTAAAAGCACAACCCTTAATCAACTGATTATGCTGTCCGCCGGTGGCAACGACGGGGCCGGACCCAGCTCATCTTCTTCTGCCCCAGAAATCTCCGGGAACAACAAGAAGAACAAAGGGATCGCTACAGCTCGAAACAGAACGTCACTCCTATCATTGAATGACCTCGTGACCTTCCGACCGCTTATTTCACCGTCAAAATCAAACTCCCAAAACGGCGTCTGCTCTGATGACGACGATGATAACAGCCGCCCGCCAGCTGTTCGACGTTATGCCTCCACGTCGTCTGGGGCTTGCATAAGCAATCATGAAGATCTCTTACTTCAGATTTTACTCCCTTTACCCCCAAAGTCTCTTGTTCGCTTCCAATGTGTCTCCAGACAATGGTTTTCTCTCATTTCTAGCTCCCATTTCTGTCGTCTTCATTCGGGGATGTATCAAGTATTTTCTCCGGAAGTCGGTCTGTTCTTGTACCGAAGAATATATGGGACTTCAGAGTTCAAAGCTATCTCTCTTCTTCAAGATGACAGCTCACATTCAATAGGTATTCTCGCGTCCCGTTTTGCTCATTTTCTTAATGCAGATGGCCAAGTTCTCGGTTTACATTGTTGTAATGGGTTGATGTGGGTTGATTTTTACTGGAATTATGAAGTAAGGAGGTATTATGTGTATAACCCGACTACCAATCAGTATAGGCAAATTCCCATACCCGAGATTGATAGATATTCAAGAAGGATTGAAGCTGTAAATATTGTTTTCGATCCTTTGACATACGACCAGTACAAACTTGTTTGTGTGTTTGCGAAATTGATAGCTGGGGAGGATGCGTGGGGAGAATTTATCTTCTGGCAGTATTCATCTGAAACTCAGGCTTGGAAGGATTGTGGTGGTATTGATATTTGGGATGAATCGAATTACAGTTACTATTTCAAGAAGGGAGTGTTTTGGGATGGAAATCTTTATTGGGTAAATTCTGCCAGGCGTTTGCTTTGTTTTGATTTGGATCTCGAATGtgttagaagcttgaatgttaTGAATACTTATCCAGCATCACCTGATGGGGTTGTTTTCTACTTCGGTAATTCTGGGGGAAGTTTGCATCTCATTGATCTCTATAAGCCAAGAGATGATTTTCTTAATGTATTTGAATTGGAAGTGGATATGGGGTTGGGGAGATATCATTCAAGATGGTTGCTCAAGTATCGTGTTGATCTTGGTCTTTTGACTGCACGGTATCCATTAATGTCCAATGAGCAGTTTGTTAATTATCGGGAAAAGGAATTTCCCTTTGGTATACTATGTTTTCGGGTGGATAAGAAAGCAAATAAGCCAAAGCTTATAATTTCTTTACCAGGTAAAATTATTTCCTATGAGATTAGTGACATGATTTTTGAAGACCTTGTTGAAATAGAGCCTGCATATGTTAAATTTGTGAGGTATAATATGTCAATATACACATGGAAGGATGCCTTCAATCATTTTGAGATCCTTTCTTGTGTCTGATAACTGCTAtctattgttatttttcattttgagACCCTTTCTCGTGTTTGATAATTGTTATCTGTTATTATTTTGTGCATTTGTCAAATGACTTGATCAATTGCTTCTTCATTTGGGCATGAAGACTCACTCTCTTGTGTGCTTTTCATTAAccattttcttgtttgttgAGGCATAAAGACTCGACTTGCCTGCCATTATgcttcttattttctttttggttgaCGGAGAACTTAGGAAGGCAAACCAACTTATCTTACCAACGTCTGGATGAAGAGTTGGATGACCAGAACTGGATAGCATGGAATAAAAGGATTGAGAATTAAATCTTCTTCCCTGCACTACAGATTTGTGTTGCCCTCTGCCACTAGGTTACCTTTTAAAGCTTTAAGGAGCGTTGCAATTTCCCAGatcaatttttgattaattgagcattatttttcaattttctttccttctatGGCCTCTTGGATTCAGAAACAGTGATTTCATTTGATACTAATGAAACTCACCTGGGGGAAAGTATTAGAAGTAAACTATAATCAGATAGTTGAGTGTGGTATGTTCCAAGTCTGTGGATATCAaagcaaaattttttaaaaggttaaaaaaaactGTGTAAAAGTTTGTAAATAGGAAAACTAATGTTGGTTATGGGATGTATATTTTCCTCAATATACCCATGATGCATGGAGCTCAAGTAAATACGATAAGAACCTTCAAAGTCTtattattagttgtttgttgAAATGTAACGAGGCAATCCTGGGTAATCTGTCTAGGATTGCAATGTTGTGTGCTTGCATTCTTGAGGCCTAGTGGGGCCTTAGAAGTTGGGGTTGGAGCTTGGATGGGGAAAAATTCACGATTGTGCTAAATAAAGCAGGGGCTGGGGAAAGGTTCTCCTGCCTCCTGTTTATATGTTTACCATAATATGTATTTCATGTATTTTGAAGTTCTTATCTGATCGTGCATAAGTTAGTTATTTGAATTCTAGAATCCATCAACCTAACATGCTGGTACGCTGAGGAATCAATCATGGTAAGGTGCTTAGTTGCTGCGTTTTAGTTAGTGAACTAACTAGAGATGAGTTCATTCAACTTGCATGCAGTATGATACTAAGTGGAATCATCCACAGAGCGGAAGGTGTtcaattatatataattaatcaGTTGATTTCCAGAATCCTAGACTCGGTTTTGATACTTTAAATAACTAAAGCTTATCAGTAAATTAATTGGCAGATGATCGGAAGTTATGGagctttgttttatttgttctgATACCATCGTGAATAAGGTTACCTGCATAAGTTTCTTTTCTCAATGGTTGTTATCAAGTCTATCTTCATCAAACCCAAGTTCTATTTTTCCTCATTGAGCTTTAAGAGTGAAGTCATGACGAAGTAAATAGCTGTATGTGGTTCTTTTTGGGAATTGGATAGGAATAGGGATAAAGATGCGAGCATTACCTAAAGAAGTTCGGCTTTGTTTTTTTTAGTGAATGGATATGCTTTCAATCATTTCTAGGCGCTGAATTGTGTTTAATCTTCTGATATGTTTCCTTTGCctatttgtgaaatgacttgatgGTGGGGTGATGTGGATGGTGTAGCAAAATTTCCCTGGGCTTTTtgggttttctctttttttttttttgggggggtggGGGGGCATGGGGGTGTTTGGTGGAGTGTTGTCTCTAATTCCAAGCACTGGGGGTTGGGTAGGCTAGTGGCAGAGGGATGAAGGGAAGGGATggaggaaaaggaagaagaagagaaagtaAAATGTTAAACAAAACAATATATGGTCATTTAATTGTTGCCTAATCAGAGGAGGATTGGACACTAATCACACAGTTTTAGGGGATTATTACAAGAGAAATTAGCAGCCCAAATATAGACTTCAAAGCTAGTGGAGTTTACTGGAAATGACATGGAAAAATAGCGAAGGAAAGAGCATATTGCTTTAACGGGAgacctgagttgtttggtgtAATGGAAATTGGCATATTGCCTTGGCAGTATCGCCATCCCAGCATCTGAATAAGAACATTTGATTGGGGCAATTACTTTAGCCAAATGGGAAAATCTGCTGAAATTTACCTTATTTGCGACCATCTCTGAAAACAAGCTCCCTCAGTCCCTGTGGCTCCTGCTTCGCCAAGCATCCTATGCAATGCAACCCTGGAAATCACTTTCACTCAATAATAGCAAAAGAGTAATACAAGAAAGGCTCGTGATGACGCTTCGTCTTTCAGGCTAAAAAGTCCGATCCCCGTTGTTCTTCATCAACTTCAAAACTTGCCCTAACTGATACGAACAAAGATATTGGTTAGACCTCCAAGCACGACTTCATTTTAATCACTTGCATACCTCCTCACTTTCAAATGAGAATGTCAAAAGGGTCGGGCGAGTCTGAAGTCTGAACTTGACCTGTCCCATTCAAAAAATGCTCATTGAGTTAAAACTTTAGTTGGGTCGGACAGAATCTGAACCTAAGTATTAGGCTCGAACTAAATGTGAGTTGAGATTGGGTTATATTAGGCTCAAACCTGATTAAAGTTCGGTCCATACatgagtataattatatatgtaatatatatatatatatatataatttataattatacatattacgacataaaatgttaataatttatataaatttgtattaattcataaatataaaatatatattatatataaggGTTAAATGTATAAATCCCAATGAACTATTGTACTAGTTGCACTTTACATCCTAAAGTATTTTAATAGGCACTTTACATCCTTGGCcaactaaaaaataatttaaaaattaattttatccAAGTAATTGATGAATGACCAATTTATTCTCCATTAAAAGCTTAAGGAACAAAAATACCATTTTGGTGGGAAAGATTACTATTTTAAATAGACTAATTTTCACTTTGCATCAAAAAGGCTAATTGTTAACATATTAAAAAAGAATACTGTTTTGCTTTGAATGAGAATTAAGACTATTGAGATCAAAATGGGTGCAAAATATGGAAATATTAAGCGACTATTGTGgtaattttaaaatatcataattttcttcaatGCATTATAATGCCATAACTTCATATAATCAGCAAAATTTCACTTGAAATCTTTACAAGAACAAAATTGGAGTagaatccaaaaattttcatataaatTTAGCACAATAACTGCAATAAAGTTGCAATActgaactaaaattgaaaaccaCATATTAGTAACAAAATAGTGTACtcagaaatttcaataaaactCCTAAATTATTTACATTTCCTTGATAACAAACTTTTCTTACCT
The Coffea arabica cultivar ET-39 chromosome 6c, Coffea Arabica ET-39 HiFi, whole genome shotgun sequence genome window above contains:
- the LOC113693380 gene encoding F-box protein At5g07610-like, which gives rise to MLSAGGNDGAGPSSSSSAPEISGNNKKNKGIATARNRTSLLSLNDLVTFRPLISPSKSNSQNGVCSDDDDDNSRPPAVRRYASTSSGACISNHEDLLLQILLPLPPKSLVRFQCVSRQWFSLISSSHFCRLHSGMYQVFSPEVGLFLYRRIYGTSEFKAISLLQDDSSHSIGILASRFAHFLNADGQVLGLHCCNGLMWVDFYWNYEVRRYYVYNPTTNQYRQIPIPEIDRYSRRIEAVNIVFDPLTYDQYKLVCVFAKLIAGEDAWGEFIFWQYSSETQAWKDCGGIDIWDESNYSYYFKKGVFWDGNLYWVNSARRLLCFDLDLECVRSLNVMNTYPASPDGVVFYFGNSGGSLHLIDLYKPRDDFLNVFELEVDMGLGRYHSRWLLKYRVDLGLLTARYPLMSNEQFVNYREKEFPFGILCFRVDKKANKPKLIISLPGKIISYEISDMIFEDLVEIEPAYVKFVRYNMSIYTWKDAFNHFEILSCV